The Elusimicrobiota bacterium genomic sequence GCCAGTTTGTGATTTTATAGACCAATCCGATGCTAAAACATATATTGTGATGGAGGTCTCAAGTTATCAGTTAGAAAATTCATCCACATTCGCACCGCATATCGCTGCTGTATTGAACATTACACCTGACCATCTGGAACGCCATAAAACAATGCAGAATTATGCAAATATAAAATCCAAAATTTTTGTTAACCAGAACAAAAACGATTTCTGTATATTTAATAAAGATGATGAATTTTGCGTCCAACTTTCAAGCCGGGCTGCGTCCCATATCAGGTTCTTTTCTCAACAGACAAACACCAGACAACTAAATCTTAAGATTCCTGGCTCACACAATATAGAAAATGCGCTCGCTACAATTGAAATCCTGAAAGCCGCAGGGATTGAAGAAGATAAAACAGTAAATTATCTTTCAGAATTTGATGGTGTTGAGCATCGGCTTGAATTTGTCAAAGAAATTAATGGAGTAAAATATATCAACGATTCCAAAGCCACTAATGTCGCATCAACCGAGGTTGCAATAAAATCGTTTAATGAACCGATTATTCTTATTCTTGGTGGACGTGATAAGGGTTCGTCTTATACACCACTGATTCCGTTGATTAAAAAAAATGTTAAACAAATTTTTGCAATTGGCGAGGCAAAAGAAAAAATTAGTTCGCAACTAAAAGGAGAGAAAGAGGGAGGATGTTCTGCTGAAATAATTTTGTTAGATAATATAGAAAACGCTGTGATAGAATCATATAAGATTGCTACCGCCGGCGATATTGTGCTTTTGTCACCAGCGTGTGCATCTTTTGACCAGTTCAAAAATTACGAAGAACGCGGTAGGTTTTTTAAACAGGTGGTTAAAAATTTATGAGAGTTGAAACATCCAAAAAATCGTATAATCTTTGGGTTTTTGTAATTACGCTGATATTAGTATCTATCGGAACTATTATGGTTTTTTCAGCAAGTGGTATAATGGCGGATTACAGATACGGGACTGCTTTTACATTCTTTTTGAAACAACTGTTATGGGTTGGGATTGGATTATTATCTATGCTGATATTTTCGGCATTTGATTATAATAAACTAAAAAAAATCGTGCCTGTCTTGTTAATTTTTACTGTAATTTTGCTTGTAATGGTGCTATTATTAGGACCTACTATTGCAGGCACTAAAAGATGGCTGAAGTTCGGTCCGGTTGGATTCCAGCCGTCTGAAATAGCCAAACTAACAGTTGTTTTTTTTCTTGCCTGGTATGTTGACAGAAGAACAAGTAAAATGAAAAATTTTCAAGATGGATTGATAAGACCGTTTATCATCATCAGTATTATCGCAGGTTTAATTTATTTAGAACGGGATGTTGGAGTGCCTGTGCTGATTTTTTTGCTGGCACTGGTACTTTTGTTTATTGGTGGGTTAAGAAAAATGTATATTGTCTTTGCTGGTTTAATAGTTAGTCCACTCATATTTTATGCGATATTAAAAGAGCCATACCGACTTAAACGGCTCACTGCGTTCCTGAATCCTTGGGCAGACCCGCAAGGCTCGGGCTACCAACTTATTCAATCGTTTTTAGCGATGGGTTCTGGTGGGTTAGCAGGAAAGGGACTCGGAAACTCACAGATAAAAATGCTTTTTCTACCAGAACCACATACCGATTTTATATTCCCAATTATCGGTGAAGAATTTGGACTTATAGGTACTATGGCTATTTTGTTGCTTTTTTTTGGACTTTTTTATTTTGGAATAAAAATAGCACTACACGCTAAAAACCTGTTTGGAACCTTGCTCGCATTTGGTATTACTATAATGATTACTTTGCAGATGATAATAAATATCTCGGTAAGTATAGGAATTTTTCCAACAAAAGGATTGCCATTACCGTTTATATCGTTTGGTGGTTCATCTATGGTTGTGATGCTGACAGGTATTGGGATACTTTTGAATATAGGAAAACAGTTAAAGATTAAAGGCTAAAAATAAAAGTTTCAAGTGAATAAAAAAGTGCTTATTGCGGTTTCGTCAACAGGTGGACATATCTATCCAGGAATTGCAGTCGCAGACGAATTAAAAAAAAACGGTTATGATGTCTTTTTCGTCGATAAGGGTGGGCAGAATTCTGAAATAATTCTAAAAGCAGGTTATAGATTCTACAAAATATCTGCAAGCGGATTGAAAAGAAAAATCTCATACAGCAACATTGCATTTTTTCCATCATTTATATATAGATTTTTGTTTTCAATATATCAGTCATTCAAAATCTTAAAAAAAGAACAACCCGGTATCGTAATCGGGTTTGGCAGTTATATTTCAGTATCTGTAATTCTGGCAGCAAGTATAAGAAAAATTCCATCAATTGTCCACGAACAAAATATTATTCCCGGGTTCGCTAATAAAATTTCAGCAGTTTTTGCGAATACAGTATGTATAGGGTTTGAGAAGACAAAAACCTGTTTCCCGGCAGCTAAGGTTATTTTAACAGGTAATCCAGTCCGCCAAGAAATACGCAACATCAATCCTTCACCCTTCACCCTTCACCCTTTACCCTTTACCTGCCTCATCTTCGGTGGCAGTCAAGGTGCGCACAGTATAAATCTTGCAATTGTAAATGCGATTGATAAATTTTTGCTGATAAAAGAAAAAATCCATCTTATACATATTACCGGCGAAAAAGATTATGAAATAGTAAAAAATACATATACCACTAAAAAAATTTCAGCAGAAGTTCACAAATACCTGTTTAATATAGAAACTGCCTATAAAAAAGCATCAGTAATAATCAGTCGTGCAGGTGCAATGACAATAACAGAGTTGATTACAGTAAAAATTCCGGCACTCCTTGTGCCATATCCATATTCAACTGAAAGACACCAGAAAGCAAACGCAGACTATCTGGCTGAAAACGGCTGTGCAGTTGTAATTGAAGAAAACGAAATTCATAAGCTCGTTGATAAATTGTTAGAACTTTTAAACCAGCCAGAGACACTTCAAAAGATGACAGATGCATACCTAAAAATCGCTTATCCTGATGCGACAAAAACATTTTGCCAGTTGGTAAAGACATATTTCTAAAAAGAGTTTGATCTCAAGATTTGCCATAAGGGATAGGTAAGGTCGGTAAAAGCGAAAATTTTTTTGCAGGGCTTGACACCCTATTATTTTTTTGCTAAAATAGTATTAGTAATATAAATATATTACTAATATACAATAAAAATGGTTCTGTGTCAAAAGGTATGAAAACGAAGTATTTGAGTTGTGTGGTTTCGGTTCTGTTGGCATTGGCGGCAGTGATATTGTATCAGGAAGGATTGAGCGGTTTTGAGCCTTTTTTGTTTTATGAGTTTATCGGCTTGATTGTTTTTGGTGCACTGCTAATCGTTTTGGCAACATATTCAATCATAGATATTAAAACAGGATTTCAATGCGCTTTGTCGTCAAAATTTAGTCCAACAGAAGAGCAATTGGAAACAGCAAAACAATTGTTTGTAAGGTTTGCAAACGCATCAATGGCAATGGGTTGTATTTCAGCCATCATCGGTATGAGGATAATGCTGACAAGGGCAGAAGATATAGCGAAAATTCCGCATCTAATGGCAATATCGCTCTGCTCACTTTTCTGGGGTTTCTTTTTTTCGGAAGTAGTATTTACGACGCTAAAAAACAATGTTGAAAAAAGAATCGGGAAGCCGAGTACCGATGACAAAGGCAGAATTATGATAGGTATGTTATTCACTTTTGTGATTATCAGTTGCTTTTTTATGATTATGTTTGAATTGACAGCAGGTTTCTATACCGCCAGAGTGCATAGAGAAGGGCCAACGGATGAATACATAATTAAAATACCCTAAGTGATGTAATACTGTCATCTAAAAATGGAAGCCACAGAATGACACAGAAGTCCACAGAAAGAAAATCAAATAGTTTCAGTGTAACTCTGTGAAATTTTGTGGCTGGGGTTTGCGATGGAGGTGCAGTTATGGAACAGGAACAAGAAAGTGTGGGACAGGTTGAACAGGGACAAACGACGGAGCCCAAAAAGTTGATGCCAGTTGGCGAATTATTGAGCAAGGTATTAAAAAGTGCCATCAAATTATTTCCGAAAACAATCGCCATTTGGGTAATATGCGGAATTTGTGTTTTGTTAAGTATCGGGCTTGGTATTGGTTTGGTGTTTTTGCTTAAAGGCAGCTTGGGGGTGACGGTATCAATAATAATTTCTGCCTGTTCATTTGGTCTGTTCACAGTATATCTGGGATTGTGGCTTGGAACGTCGGTTATAGTACTTGTCGGTAAAATAGACAGCGTAGTCAAAATCAAGGAGATATTAAAAACCGGCTGGGAATTTACAATGCCGTATCTTGTTATCGCCTGCTGGTCGGGTTTAATTATTCCTGGCGGGTTTGTATGCTTGATTGTGCCTGGAATAATATTTTTTATCTGGTTCTGGGTTGTCCCTTTTGTCCTCGTGAACGAAAATATCAGAGGACGACTTGCACTTATTCGGTCCAAAAATTTGGTGAAGGGATACGGTTGGGCTATTTTGGGCAGATTTTTAGTTTTGCTCTTGATACTCGGTTTAGTTTCAGTGTTACTCGCTTTATTTGAAAAAGCAATACCAAAACTAAATATACTCTGGTTAAGTTTGAACATACTGTTCAATATTTTCTGGCAAGTGCTGGTGCTTACATTTATTTATCTGATTCATAAAGACCTTTATAATATTAAAGGTCCGGCAGTTGCAGAAGAACTTGTTGGCTTCCCGAAGAACTGGACTGGCTGGTTATTTTCTGTCCTCGGTATCATCGCAATTATTGCATATTTTTGGTGTATCAGCGCGATGATGTTTAAGTATTCAGGGCTTATAAAAAAATCACAGGAAGGTGCTGCAAAAGGATATACAGGTGCGTTGAGAAGTGCGATTACTATCTATTACGGCGATAATGAAGGAAAATATTCCGAAACGCTTGATGAACTCGTACCGAAATATATTGAACAAATCTGGCACCGATACAAAAAGTGAAAACTATTATACCTGGTAAAAAAAGGAGCAGTCTATTTAGCTGTAATAAAAGTGTTGACTTTTTTTACTATTTATGTTAAAATTGTTGATACGAGGAGAAACAAAAAAGTATGGAACTGTTATTTCCACGAGAAATCATTACTTGTATTGAAAAATGGTTGGATAAACCAGAAATAATCGTTTTGTTAGGTGGAAGACAGGTTGGTAAGACTTGTATAATAAAATTACTTACCCAGAAACTGAATCCAAAAGAATGTCTATATTTTGATTTAGAGGACACCTATAATCTTCAGATTCTAAGCAGTGTTGAAACATTTATTGGTTATGTAGAAGCAAAAGGTTTGAATAACGCAAAAAAAGTTTATGTTTTTATAGATGAACTTCAGTACCTGCCTGAACCAGCAAAATTCCTAAAGATAATTCACGACCACTACCTCAATATAAAACTTATTGTTTCTGGCTCATCATCGTTTGAAATCCGAAAAAGATTTACAGATGGTCTCACAGGTAGAAAAATTATATTCTCAGTTTATCCGTTGAGTTTTAAAGAGTATTTAGTATTCAAAAAAAGTGAATTTGCAAAAATAAAAAACGAGGTATCTATCAAAAAAATAATTACTAATTTTAAAAAGATGAAAAAGTATAACACCTTAACTCCAAATCTACTTCCTTTATTTGAGGATTTTATGGTTTTTGGTGGATATCCATTGCCAACTTTAACAGCCGAGACTGAACATAGAATAATGCGGTTGAAAGAAATTCATAATACATATATTCAAAAAGATATAAAGGATTTGGCAAAAATAGAGAATATTGTTCAGTTTAACAGATTGGTTTCATTTCTTTCTCTTCAGATTGGCGGATTATTAAACCTGAATGAGGTTTGTAAAGAAGTTGGGCTTACAAGAAGACATATTGAAAAATTTATTTTTATTCTGGAAAAGACATTTGTTTTAAACCTGTTAAAGCCATTTTTTACCAATAGACAGAAAGAAATAACAAAAATGCCTAAACTGTTCTTCTGTGATACTGGATTAAGAAATATCAATATAAACGATATCCGTCCTTTGGATATTAGACAGGACAAAGGAGCAATTGCCGAAAACTGTTTCTTTCAGGAAATACTAAAAAGAAAAGAACCATTACAAGAACTGTATTTCTGGCGAACAAAAGAACAGCACGAAATTGATTTTATAATAATGGAGAATAGACAATTATTGCCAGTTGAAATAAAATATCAAAAAATTAAAAGCCCAATAATTCCAACTTCTCTCCGTGCTTTCATAAATAAGTTCTTGCCTTCTAAAGCAGTGATAGTGACAAGAGATTACATTGATAGAATAAAGTTAAACAAAACAGATGTATTTTTTATTCCGTTATGGATGGTTTAAAACGAGAATTACCTACTGGTAAAAAGTTTTTTGAATCTGAAATCTATATTGAAACAGATGGCAGGGTGAGGTTTATGAACCTGTCGCCGGAAATGTTGAGAATCGCTGATACACTGAATACAAAAAAATTTTGTAACTGGAGAAGAATTAAAAGCAGATACACGCGGAAATCACGCGAACAAAATGCAGAAGATAAAAGAAACCACAGGTGAACACAGATGAACACAGAAAAAGAATTTCTTTATAAAGAGATAACAGGTGAAATTATAGAATCAGCATGTAATGTTCATAATACATTAGGTTGTGGCTTGCTTGAAAAAGTATATGAGAATTCACTTGTCTGGGACTTGGAACTAAAGAAAAGGAAAATATCTACTCAGAAGGAATTCAAAGTAATTTATCGTTGGAAAGAAGTTGGAGTATATTATGCCGATTTAGTTGTAGATGATAAGGTAATAGTAGAAGTAAAATCCGTTGAGAAAATAGATAAAGTCCATCGAGCTCAATTATTAAACTATCTCAGAATATCTGGGTTACGAGTTGGATTGATAATAAACTTTGCAAGACCTAAATTGGAATATGAAAGATTTGTTGTTTAACTGTGTTTATCTGTGTTAATCTGTGGTTTTTGATATCATTGGTGGTTATTGGAATATGAAAGATTTGTTGTTTAACTGTGTTTATCTGTGTTAATCTGTNNNNNNNNNNNNNNNNNNNNNNNNNNNNNNNNNNNNNNNNNNNNNNNNNNNNNNNNNNNNNNNNNNNNNNNNNNNNNNNNNNNNNNNNNNNNNNNNNNNNATTGGAATATGAAAGATTTGTTGTTTAACTGTGTTTATCTGTGTTAATCTGTGGTTTTTGATATCATTGGTGGTTATTGGAATATGAAAGATTTGTTGTTTAACTGTGTTTATCTGTGTTAATCTGTGGTTTTTGATATCGTTGGGGGGTAGATGAAAAATGAACTTGAAATCCTGATACGCGCTCGGTACCCGATTATCAGTGTTCTCACTTGGGAAGAAGAACGGGTTGAAGAAGAACTCAAAACAATCGCGAAAAATAGCAGCAAAAATGTTTTTTCCTGGTCGGTAACCCGCGGAATTATGCCGTTAGGTGCATCAATCCAATCCAAAAAAATACTTGTTGAAGGAAGCACAGACCCGCTTGTTGCATTGCAGGAAGTTCTGGAACGGATTGACCCTGCAATTTATGTTTTCAAGGATTTTCATCCGTATCTAACAAATCCTGAAATCGTAAGAAAATTACGTGAACTTGCGCAGTATCTAAAAGAATCCTACAAGACGCTGATAATCATCTCACCACAACTCAAAATTCCGCTTGAACTTGAAAAGGATATCACCGTTATTGACTACTGTCTGCCTGATTACGAAACGCTGAACAATCTTATTGAAGATGTTGTCAACGAATTGAATAAATCGGAAAAAATAAAGGTTTCACTTTCTGATGACGCCCGAGAACGATTGATAAAATCATTGATGGGGCTTACATTAAAGGAAGCAGAAAATGTTATAGCGAGAGCGATAATTGTGCAGGGCAAACTTGACGAGTCAGCAGTTCCGGTGGTGCTTTCTGAGAAGAAACAAATCATAAGAAAATCCGGTGTGCTGGAGTATTATGAATATGATGAAGGGTTTGAAAATGTCGGCGGACTTGAAACATTGAAGAACTGGATGCTGGAACAACTGCGAGAGTGTTTGGCGGGTTCATCACATGGCTTCAGGAAAAAATATCGCCTGTTTTTGTAATCGCAACTGCAAACAATATCGCTCAACTACCACCTGAACTTTTGCGAAAAGGCAGGTTTGACGAGATATTTTTTGTGGATTTGCCAAAAAAAGCAGAACGAAAAGAAATATTCAAAATCCATCTCCAAAAAAGAGGAAGAAATCCTGAAAATTTCAATCTGGATTTACTTGCTGAAAAATCCGATGGATTCAGCGGTGCAGAAATAGAACAAGCAGTAATCTCAGCGCTCTACGATGTATTCTATGATAAAAAAGAACTGTCAACAGAAAACATTCTGAAAGCGATTTCCGAGACAGTCCCGCTATCCAAAACAATGTCCGAACAGATAGAAGAAATACGGAACTGGTCCGAAGGTAGAGCCAGAAAGGCATCTTAAAAACATAGAAGCGGATACACGCGGAAATCACGCAGATAGAACGCTGAAATTTATTTGCATAAAATCTGCGTGAATCTGCTTCTAATCCATTCAGGGGGAGTTTATGTCGGCAGTAAGTGTTTTAACGCCTGTTTTAGTTAATGTAGCTTGGCCTGTTATCACTGCAGCTGTAGCAGGTGCATTGACATCTATTGGTTATAATGTTGTCAGACCTGCAGCAAGAGTTAAAGGAACTGACGATGTGAAAAAATCGGTTGAACTTGAACTGAAAAACGCATCCGCAGTCGGCGAGAAACTTGGCGAGGAAGAAGAACTTGTTCTGGAAAACGGGCCTGTTACTGTCTCATTCAAAAAAGATGCCGAAGGAAAATGCAAGGTCTGTGTGTCCGGCAGAGGTAAATCCGACGAAGAATTAAAGGCGCTCGGTACAGAAATATCTAACAGAATAGTTCAGACATATGTCCATCAAAAAATCACGCAGGAGTTAAAAAAGCGCGGGTTCACAATGAAAGAAGAAAAATTAGCCGACGGCACAATAAAACTTTCCGTTAAAAAGATATAGAAAAACCAATCGCTGTTGACAAATTGCTTCAATTTATGTAAAATCTCACAAGAACTAAATAAAAACCTTAAAAAGTGTTTAGTAGGGTAAATAAAATGGATAAAAATCTGATTTTGGAAATTCTGAATGATTGGAATTTTTGGAAAAAAGAGCAAGAAACAGGCAAAAATAGAAATGATTACTTAAAAATCTGTATGGATTCGTTAAAATCCAATGTTATTCTTGCTATCATCGGTATTAGAAGAGCAGGGAAGTCATACCTTATGCGCCAGATTGCTAAAAATCTAATTTCTGACAACTTCAAACTGGAAAACATATTGGTAGTAAATTTTGAGGACCAGAGATTCACGAATCTGTATCCGGAAATTTTACAGGAAATTTATGAGACATATCTTGAGTTCTTAAAACCTTCACAAAAACCTTTTATCTTTCTAGACGAAGTTCATAATGTACCTAACTGGGAACGATGGGTAAGAACTATTCATGAACTTAGGAAAGCAAAAATTGTCATATCCGGCTCTTCATCAAAATTGCTTGCCGGTGAGTTGGCAACACTTGTGACAGGTCGGCACCTTGATGTTTATGTATATCCGTTGGACTTCTGTGAATTTCTATATTTCAGAGATACACCAATAAAAGATCAACTGGATATTATATCCAAGAAAATAGAAATAAAATCATTTTTGAGAGAATACATGGAATGGGGTGGATTCCCAGAGGCTGTTTTAAGCGAAGATAAAAAAAGGTTACTTTTAACTTATTTTGATGATATTCTGACAAAAGATGTTGAAAAAAGATACAAAATAAAAAAAGTGGAAGTTCTAAGAACACTGGCAAGATTTTATCTAACTAATACTGCAAAACCAATAACCTTCAATTCTGTAAGAAAAGTTTTAAATACCGCCACTGTTACAGTTGAAAAATTTTCAGCATATTTAGAAGCAGCAAATTTAATTTTTTTTGTGAAGCGGTTTTCTTACTCTGTCAAAGAACAGGAAAAAGCAGCAAGAAAAGTCTATACGACAGATGTAGGACTTGCTAATGCAATCGGGTTCAGATTCAGTGAAAATTGGGGTCGCTTGATTGAAAATATAGTTGCAATAAAATTGAACAAAGAACAAAAGTTTAATCCAAATTTAGAAATTTATTATTGGAAAAATAATAATAAAGAAGTAGATTTCATCATAAAAGATGGATTACAGGTAAAAGAATTGATACAGGTCTGCTGGGATATAAGTGACTATGATGTCAAAAAGCGAGAATTAAAAGCAATGACGAAAGCGTTAGATGAATTCAAATTAAATAAAGGACTGATTATCACCGGTGATTATGAAAATAAAGAAAAAATAGATAATAAGATAATAGAGTTTATCCCTATCTGGAAGTGGCTGTTAAGAAACTTTAATGGGTAGATTTGATTGGCTGGAAACAGAAGTAGCAAAAATACAAAAAGCATCTTCTGAAAAAGAGCGGTTTGATGTTAATTATTATCTGCAAGAGGCTGAAAAACTTTTTCGCGAGGGCGGATACGAGACAGCATTAAGGTCGTATTCAAAAGCACTTGGCGAAGACCCGACGGCAATTCCTGCATGGCTCGGTCAGGTCAGATGCCTTTTGGATTTAGATGAACTGAAAGAAGCACGCGTGTGGGTCAACAAGGCGCTTGAAAAATTTCCGGAGTCAGCAGAACTGCTCTCAATAAAAGCGGTTGTTCTCGCAAGAATGTATGAAATAAACGAGGCGCTGGTATTGTCAAACAGAGCGATTTCTAAAAAAGAGCCGTCAAAATATATCTGGCTTGACAGGGGATTTGTCCTTCTATCTGATAATGATGAAACAAATGCAGAACACTGTTTCTCAAAAGTTTTAGAAGGTAACCCACTTGAGCCATTTTTTAATTTAAGGATTGGGATTTGTTATCTTGATTGCAAAAAATTTGAGAAAGCAAAAATATATTTGGAAAAATGTGCGAATATTTCAGCATCAAACCCGCTTGTGTGGTATAAATTGGGTCAGTGCAATGAAGGACTCGGATTCATTGACAGGGCATTGTGGTGTTATGAGAAATCACTCGCATTAAAACCCGAGTTTACAAAAGAAGTTGAATCAGTAATACAGAATCTAAAGGGGCGTGGTATTTTTTCAAAACTAAAAAACCGGTTAAAATATTTTTGTGTTTTTCTCTGTGGTAAAGTTTTTGAATTAATAATATGGATGATTGGAATTTAATAATGATTGTGCTTGCAGTCCAAATTTTAATTTTTTATTTTCTTATTTGGCGAGAAATAAAAGAGTATTATCCTGTAATGGCAATAATTATATTTCCATTTATGGCATTGCTATCACTTTTTATGTATGGAGCCATTTTTGGTGATAGAAACACAAGAATAATTTTTTTCTTTGGAACAATAGGTTCGTTTTTAGTAGGGAGTGTTGTTGTCCGACTTGTGTTTTCTGGAATTGATACCGCTGCTCAAAAATTTGTTGATAAAATGTTCGGGTTTATGCCTGAAAAAGAGAAGCGGGAAAGCCATAAAAAGGCGCTACAGTTGACAAGCCAGCAGAAATTTCGGGAAGCGATTGAAAATTTTAGAGATATTCTGAAAAATGACCCTAACGATGTAACTGCACAATTGCGGATTGCATTGATTCAACACACGCACCTCAGAGATTTTCAGCGGGCACTGGTAGAATATAAAAAAGTGCTCGCTATGAACCCGAAACCGCAAATCAAACGATTCGTCAAGATGCAGATAAATGAAATTCTTTCCGGCCGTGGAGATGAAACAATCGTCTCCTGGCAAGTTCGTGATTTTGGAGGATAACGATGCCACAAGAAATGGAAATTGAGATTTTGCCCGACGGTGAAACAAAAGTCCATATCAAAGGAATCAAAGAGAAAAAGTGTATAGAATATGTGGAGATATTCAAAAAACTTATCGGCAAACTAAAAAGCCAGAAACTAACATCAGAGTATTACGAACCTGAAACAAGTATCAATATAGAAAGCAAGAGATTGTAAACCAGTTTTTCTATTGACAAATTGAATTATTTAGATACAATTATTGTAATTCAATAATTGTAATACAATAATGCACACTTTGGGAGCAAAATATGAAGAATCCATTCTATCTGAAACCTTTACCATTAAACGTTCCTTTCTGTAACAGAGAAAAAGAAATAAATGATTTAGTAAAACACGCTGAAAATTTTACTGATGTTGTTTTTTCTTCTCCAAGAAGATATGGCAAAACATCTTTGATTAAACGGGTTCAGGATATATTAAACAAAAAAGGTATGATTACTGTTTACATTGATTTTTATGGAATTAGTTGTATTGAAGATGTATCCGCTAAACTTACTAGTGGTCTGTATTCCGTTATCTATAAAAAGGAATCATTATTCAAAAAAACTATCAAATTCTTTTCAGGGTTACGTCCTGTAATTAAACCGGACCCAGAAACAGGAATAGCCATAACAGTAGAAATTGCAAGAGGGAAAACCGGCACTCAGTTACTTGAAGAAACAATGAAAGGTTTCTCAGAATTTCTTGAATCAAGTAAAACATCGTGCAATATCGCTCTGGACGAATTTCAGGAAATAACAGAATTAAAAGAATCAAAAACGATTGAAGGTATTATGCGTTCCTATATTCAGCAACAGCAAAATGTTTCATATTTTTTTATTGGCAGTCGGCGTAGAATTCTTTCAGATATTTTTAATGATAAAAAACTGTCAATTGCAATGTAAAATTATACCAGGGTTGCAATGTAAAAGTATACCACCTGCAGGTGGTATAATTAATGGTTCAGGTGGTAATTAGATGTGTTGCAAAGTAAAAGTATACCAGGTAAGTGAA encodes the following:
- the murD gene encoding UDP-N-acetylmuramoyl-L-alanine--D-glutamate ligase, which encodes MKWEKIAIVGAAKTGIACANFFLSKGCKVLISEIRKENEISAKIHQGVETEFGGHSDKILKSDLIIPSPGVPLDIPVLVKARKQNIPILSDIELFYLLAKYKMLIAITGTNGKTTTTAMVGEVLKTVFPQTIVCGNIGLPVCDFIDQSDAKTYIVMEVSSYQLENSSTFAPHIAAVLNITPDHLERHKTMQNYANIKSKIFVNQNKNDFCIFNKDDEFCVQLSSRAASHIRFFSQQTNTRQLNLKIPGSHNIENALATIEILKAAGIEEDKTVNYLSEFDGVEHRLEFVKEINGVKYINDSKATNVASTEVAIKSFNEPIILILGGRDKGSSYTPLIPLIKKNVKQIFAIGEAKEKISSQLKGEKEGGCSAEIILLDNIENAVIESYKIATAGDIVLLSPACASFDQFKNYEERGRFFKQVVKNL
- the ftsW gene encoding putative lipid II flippase FtsW → MRVETSKKSYNLWVFVITLILVSIGTIMVFSASGIMADYRYGTAFTFFLKQLLWVGIGLLSMLIFSAFDYNKLKKIVPVLLIFTVILLVMVLLLGPTIAGTKRWLKFGPVGFQPSEIAKLTVVFFLAWYVDRRTSKMKNFQDGLIRPFIIISIIAGLIYLERDVGVPVLIFLLALVLLFIGGLRKMYIVFAGLIVSPLIFYAILKEPYRLKRLTAFLNPWADPQGSGYQLIQSFLAMGSGGLAGKGLGNSQIKMLFLPEPHTDFIFPIIGEEFGLIGTMAILLLFFGLFYFGIKIALHAKNLFGTLLAFGITIMITLQMIINISVSIGIFPTKGLPLPFISFGGSSMVVMLTGIGILLNIGKQLKIKG
- the murG gene encoding undecaprenyldiphospho-muramoylpentapeptide beta-N-acetylglucosaminyltransferase, with the protein product MNKKVLIAVSSTGGHIYPGIAVADELKKNGYDVFFVDKGGQNSEIILKAGYRFYKISASGLKRKISYSNIAFFPSFIYRFLFSIYQSFKILKKEQPGIVIGFGSYISVSVILAASIRKIPSIVHEQNIIPGFANKISAVFANTVCIGFEKTKTCFPAAKVILTGNPVRQEIRNINPSPFTLHPLPFTCLIFGGSQGAHSINLAIVNAIDKFLLIKEKIHLIHITGEKDYEIVKNTYTTKKISAEVHKYLFNIETAYKKASVIISRAGAMTITELITVKIPALLVPYPYSTERHQKANADYLAENGCAVVIEENEIHKLVDKLLELLNQPETLQKMTDAYLKIAYPDATKTFCQLVKTYF
- a CDS encoding ATP-binding protein; its protein translation is MELLFPREIITCIEKWLDKPEIIVLLGGRQVGKTCIIKLLTQKLNPKECLYFDLEDTYNLQILSSVETFIGYVEAKGLNNAKKVYVFIDELQYLPEPAKFLKIIHDHYLNIKLIVSGSSSFEIRKRFTDGLTGRKIIFSVYPLSFKEYLVFKKSEFAKIKNEVSIKKIITNFKKMKKYNTLTPNLLPLFEDFMVFGGYPLPTLTAETEHRIMRLKEIHNTYIQKDIKDLAKIENIVQFNRLVSFLSLQIGGLLNLNEVCKEVGLTRRHIEKFIFILEKTFVLNLLKPFFTNRQKEITKMPKLFFCDTGLRNININDIRPLDIRQDKGAIAENCFFQEILKRKEPLQELYFWRTKEQHEIDFIIMENRQLLPVEIKYQKIKSPIIPTSLRAFINKFLPSKAVIVTRDYIDRIKLNKTDVFFIPLWMV
- a CDS encoding GxxExxY protein, with product MNTEKEFLYKEITGEIIESACNVHNTLGCGLLEKVYENSLVWDLELKKRKISTQKEFKVIYRWKEVGVYYADLVVDDKVIVEVKSVEKIDKVHRAQLLNYLRISGLRVGLIINFARPKLEYERFVV
- a CDS encoding AAA family ATPase, with protein sequence MFGGFITWLQEKISPVFVIATANNIAQLPPELLRKGRFDEIFFVDLPKKAERKEIFKIHLQKRGRNPENFNLDLLAEKSDGFSGAEIEQAVISALYDVFYDKKELSTENILKAISETVPLSKTMSEQIEEIRNWSEGRARKAS
- a CDS encoding ATP-binding protein; the encoded protein is MDKNLILEILNDWNFWKKEQETGKNRNDYLKICMDSLKSNVILAIIGIRRAGKSYLMRQIAKNLISDNFKLENILVVNFEDQRFTNLYPEILQEIYETYLEFLKPSQKPFIFLDEVHNVPNWERWVRTIHELRKAKIVISGSSSKLLAGELATLVTGRHLDVYVYPLDFCEFLYFRDTPIKDQLDIISKKIEIKSFLREYMEWGGFPEAVLSEDKKRLLLTYFDDILTKDVEKRYKIKKVEVLRTLARFYLTNTAKPITFNSVRKVLNTATVTVEKFSAYLEAANLIFFVKRFSYSVKEQEKAARKVYTTDVGLANAIGFRFSENWGRLIENIVAIKLNKEQKFNPNLEIYYWKNNNKEVDFIIKDGLQVKELIQVCWDISDYDVKKRELKAMTKALDEFKLNKGLIITGDYENKEKIDNKIIEFIPIWKWLLRNFNG
- a CDS encoding tetratricopeptide repeat protein — encoded protein: MGRFDWLETEVAKIQKASSEKERFDVNYYLQEAEKLFREGGYETALRSYSKALGEDPTAIPAWLGQVRCLLDLDELKEARVWVNKALEKFPESAELLSIKAVVLARMYEINEALVLSNRAISKKEPSKYIWLDRGFVLLSDNDETNAEHCFSKVLEGNPLEPFFNLRIGICYLDCKKFEKAKIYLEKCANISASNPLVWYKLGQCNEGLGFIDRALWCYEKSLALKPEFTKEVESVIQNLKGRGIFSKLKNRLKYFCVFLCGKVFELIIWMIGI